The sequence below is a genomic window from Buchnera aphidicola (Taiwanaphis decaspermi).
GGTTTTCAATTCCATCCTGAGTCTATTTTAACTACACATGGTACTTTATTATTGAGAAATATTATTAATTGGGCTATTAATTAAAATATATTAATAAAATAAATTTATTTATAAAAAAAAATAGGATTTAAAGCATTTTTTTTTCTTAATTACCTAATTATATTATTTAATATATTTGAACCTAATCAGAATGTTCTCAGGAGTTCAGAACCCATTGTATGTAGCAAGGTATCATTCATTAATATGTAGAAATATTCCTAAAACACTAATAGTAAATTCTAAGTTTAAAAATATGGTTATGTCTGTAATAAATAATTATGAAAAAATATGCGGTTTTCAATTCCATCCTGAGTCTATTTTAACTACACATGGTACTTTATTATTGAGAAATATT
It includes:
- a CDS encoding glutamine amidotransferase-related protein gives rise to the protein MYVARYHSLICRNIPKTLIVNSKFKNMVMSVINNYEKICGFQFHPESILTTHGTLLLRNIINWAIN